A genomic window from Peromyscus maniculatus bairdii isolate BWxNUB_F1_BW_parent chromosome 1, HU_Pman_BW_mat_3.1, whole genome shotgun sequence includes:
- the LOC121824869 gene encoding cobalamin binding intrinsic factor, whose product MAWLTLYLLNVLWAVAGTSTQSSCSVPPEQQPWVNGLQVLMEKSVTKSDFTNPSILIAMNLAGAYNLEAQKLLTDRLMATNSADLTSGQLALTIMALSSSCRDPGNKVSILQNEMENWVSPSPGAEASAFYGPSLAILALCQKNSEATLPIAVRFAKTLMRESSPFNVDTGAVATLALTCMYNRIPVGSQENYRDLFGEALKVLVDNISLRIKDDGIIGDIYSTGLGMQALSVTPVQPIKKWDCQKTMDMILNEIKQGKFQNPMSIAQILPSLKGKTYLDVPQVNCGSDHEVPPTLTDYPTPVPPSPSNITVIYTINNQLKGVDLLFNKTIEVSVKRGSVLLVVLEEAQRKNSMFKFETRMTSWGLLVFSINNIAENVNHKTYWEFLSGKTPLDEGVAYYVPSNYEHITANFTQY is encoded by the exons ATGGCTTGGCTTACCCTCTACCTTCTAAATGTTCTCTGGGCTGTGGCAGGAACCAGCACCCAAAGCTCTTGCT CTGTCCCGCCAGAACAGCAGCCCTGGGTCAATGGCCTACAAGTGCTCATGGAGAAGTCAGTGACGAAGTCAGACTTCACAAATCCCAGCATCCTGATTGCCATGAACCTGGCTGGTGCCTACAATCTGGAGGCCCAGAAGCTCCTGACTGACAGGCTCATGGCCACTAACAGTGCAG aCCTAACAAGTGGGCAACTAGCGCTCACCATTATGGCGCTCAGCTCCTCATGCCGAGACCCTGGAAATAAAGTATccattctgcaaaatgaaatggAGAACTGGGTGTCTCCAA GCCCAGGTGCTGAAGCCTCAGCCTTCTATGGGCCCAGTCTGGCGATCCTCGCACTGTGCCAGAAGAACTCAGAGGCAACCTTACCCATCGCAGTGCGCTTTGCTAAGACCCTGATGAGGGAGTCTTCTCCCTTCAATGTGG ACACAGGAGCAGTAGCAACCTTGGCCCTGACTTGCATGTACAACAGGATTCCTGTAGGTTCTCAGGAAAATTACAGAGACCTGTTTGGTGAGGCACTGAAGGTTCTTGTGGATAATATCAGCTTGAGGATCAAAGATGATGGCATCATTGGAGACATCTACAGCACTGGCCTTGGCATGCAG GCTCTGTCTGTGACACCTGTGCAACCTATCAAGAAATGGGACTGCCAGAAGACTATGGATATGATACTCAATGAGATTAAGCAGGGGAAATTCCAAAACCCCATGTCCATTGCTCAAATTCTCCCCTCCTTGAAAGGCAAGACTTACCTAGATGTGCCCCAAGTAAATTGTGGTTCTG ATCATGAAGTGCCACCAACTCTAACTGACTATCCTACTCCCGTCCCCCCCTCACCATCTAACATTACCGTCATATACACCATAAACAACCAGCTGAAGGGGGTTGATCTGCTCTTCAACAAGACCATTGAAGTTAGTGTGAAAAGAGGATCTGTACTACTTGTTGTCCTTGAAGAAGCGCAGCGCAAAAACTCCATGTTCAA atttgaAACCAGAATGACATCTTGGGGCCTTCTTGTCTTTTCTATCAACAATATCGCTGAAAATGTTAATCACAAGACATACTGGGAGTTCCTTAGTGGCAAAACACCTTTGGATGAAG GGGTTGCTTACTATGTTCCCTCCAACTATGAGCACATCACAGCCAACTTCACCCAGTACTGA